The following are from one region of the Rhodospirillaceae bacterium genome:
- a CDS encoding winged helix-turn-helix transcriptional regulator, translating into MPKSTSTSAPLPSAEGENEITLNLLRAIHEKSNVTQRSLAGEVGIALGLANSYLKRCAKKGFIKISQAPRNRYMYYLTPSGFAEKSRLTAEYLTQSFNFMRIARHQCTEAYEHCVERDWRRIAFWGVSDLAEIAILCATEHDITPVGLIQPDAEATHFHELPVVSDISALGGVDAVLITNYSNPQKTYNDARRAHPQNNVLTLPILNISRQGMAGIVQNEEAGLQ; encoded by the coding sequence ATGCCCAAATCGACCAGTACAAGTGCCCCGTTACCGAGCGCCGAGGGGGAGAACGAAATCACCCTCAACCTGTTGAGGGCGATACATGAGAAAAGCAACGTCACCCAGCGCTCCCTGGCAGGAGAAGTGGGAATTGCGCTGGGCTTGGCCAATTCGTATCTCAAGCGGTGCGCCAAAAAAGGCTTTATCAAGATTTCGCAAGCACCGCGAAACCGTTATATGTACTACCTGACGCCAAGCGGTTTTGCCGAAAAAAGTCGACTGACGGCCGAATATCTAACCCAATCATTTAATTTCATGCGAATCGCCCGGCACCAATGCACCGAGGCCTATGAGCACTGCGTCGAGCGTGACTGGCGGCGAATAGCCTTTTGGGGCGTCAGCGACCTAGCGGAAATTGCCATTCTTTGTGCGACGGAACATGACATCACGCCGGTCGGCCTGATCCAGCCGGACGCTGAGGCGACACATTTTCACGAGCTGCCGGTGGTATCGGATATCAGTGCTCTTGGCGGGGTCGACGCGGTCTTAATTACCAATTACTCCAACCCACAGAAAACCTATAACGACGCCCGGCGCGCACACCCGCAGAACAACGTTCTGACCCTTCCGATTCTCAACATTTCCCGCCAGGGCATGGCCGGAATAGTTCAGAACGAGGAGGCCGGGTTGCAATGA